Proteins encoded in a region of the Paenibacillus sp. E222 genome:
- a CDS encoding lipoate--protein ligase has product MLFVDNQGITDPSVNLAIEEYILKHLPMDDSYLLFYINRPSIIIGKHQNTIEEINIEYVQDNGVQVVRRLSGGGAVYHDLGNLNFSFITKDDGQSFHNFRKFTQPVVEALQELGVNAELTGRNDLQVGEKKISGNAQFSTRGRMFSHGTLMFNLNLEHVQASLNVNPEKFKSKSTKSVRSRVANIRDLIDSNLTIEQFRDELLRHIFRMEPQDVPQYELTEKDWDKINEISAERYNNWDWNYGLSPESNVKHTRKFPVGIIDLRMNIKDGRIEDIKIFGDFFGVGDVADIEDMLRGKRYEESEMRTALEGLDVKHYFGNLELEDFIGLIFLEE; this is encoded by the coding sequence ATGCTGTTTGTTGATAACCAGGGCATTACAGATCCTTCTGTAAACCTCGCCATTGAGGAATACATTCTGAAGCATCTGCCGATGGATGACAGTTACTTGCTGTTTTACATCAACCGCCCGTCCATTATTATCGGAAAACACCAGAACACCATTGAAGAGATCAACATTGAGTATGTTCAGGATAACGGTGTGCAAGTCGTACGTCGTCTTTCGGGAGGCGGAGCCGTTTATCACGATCTGGGCAACCTCAATTTCAGTTTTATTACCAAGGATGACGGACAATCCTTCCATAACTTCCGCAAATTCACGCAACCTGTGGTGGAAGCCCTGCAAGAGCTTGGGGTCAATGCCGAACTGACGGGACGCAACGATCTGCAAGTCGGAGAGAAGAAAATTTCGGGCAATGCCCAATTCTCTACGCGTGGCCGCATGTTCAGTCACGGCACATTGATGTTTAATTTGAACCTCGAACACGTCCAGGCTTCACTCAATGTGAATCCGGAGAAGTTCAAATCCAAGAGCACCAAATCCGTACGCAGTCGTGTAGCGAATATTCGTGATCTAATCGACAGCAATTTGACCATTGAACAATTCCGGGACGAGCTGCTGCGTCACATTTTCCGCATGGAGCCACAAGATGTTCCTCAATATGAACTCACAGAGAAAGACTGGGACAAGATCAACGAAATCTCTGCTGAGCGTTATAACAATTGGGACTGGAACTACGGGCTTTCCCCGGAAAGCAATGTGAAGCATACACGTAAATTCCCTGTCGGCATCATCGATCTGCGCATGAATATCAAGGATGGACGGATTGAAGATATCAAAATCTTTGGTGATTTCTTCGGCGTAGGTGATGTAGCGGATATCGAAGATATGCTGCGTGGCAAGCGTTACGAGGAATCTGAGATGCGTACTGCACTTGAGGGTCTGGATGTAAAACATTACTTCGGTAACCTGGAGCTGGAGGACTTTATTGGCCTCATCTTCCTGGAAGAGTAA
- a CDS encoding Cof-type HAD-IIB family hydrolase, with amino-acid sequence MTYKLIAIDIDDTLINDNKEVTPATQTALEQAVAHGVVVTLATGRAYASAQALARQTKLNVPIITYQGALVKNLLDEKVLYERYVPQDASRKLYDYCLEHNLHLQTYIDDKLYAREENDKLRDYAKLNGTQYHIEPDFIKVIEQKTPKLLIIDEPDYLDEVAIALRELLGPEVHITKSKPYFLEIMHREGTKGHALTFLADHFGHQLSECIAIGDSWNDHEMLEVAGLGVAMGNAIPALKELADYITASNNEDGVKQVIEKFVLNAE; translated from the coding sequence ATGACCTACAAATTAATCGCAATTGACATTGACGACACACTGATCAACGATAACAAGGAAGTAACGCCTGCAACACAGACTGCCCTGGAACAAGCGGTTGCTCATGGTGTCGTTGTAACACTGGCAACCGGACGTGCTTATGCTTCTGCCCAAGCACTCGCTCGTCAAACGAAGCTGAACGTGCCCATCATTACGTATCAAGGCGCTTTGGTGAAAAACTTGCTGGACGAAAAAGTACTCTACGAGCGCTACGTTCCACAGGACGCTTCCCGCAAATTGTACGACTACTGCCTGGAGCATAATCTGCATCTGCAAACGTACATTGACGACAAGCTGTATGCCCGTGAAGAAAACGACAAGCTGCGTGACTACGCTAAACTGAATGGTACTCAGTACCACATCGAACCAGATTTCATCAAAGTGATTGAGCAAAAAACACCGAAACTGCTCATCATTGATGAGCCAGATTACCTCGATGAGGTTGCCATTGCCCTGCGCGAACTGCTCGGACCTGAAGTACACATTACCAAGTCCAAGCCATACTTCCTTGAGATCATGCACCGCGAGGGAACGAAAGGCCATGCGCTCACCTTCCTGGCAGATCACTTCGGTCACCAATTGAGCGAATGCATTGCCATCGGGGATTCCTGGAATGACCATGAAATGCTGGAAGTCGCTGGTTTGGGTGTAGCGATGGGGAATGCGATCCCTGCTCTGAAAGAGCTGGCAGATTACATTACCGCGAGCAATAACGAAGACGGCGTGAAGCAGGTTATTGAGAAGTTTGTGCTGAACGCGGAGTAA
- a CDS encoding MerR family transcriptional regulator: MLYSMTYVVENLNVSAKTLRFYEEQGILPNISRDEKGRRVYNQQQIDWISFIRCLKETGMPLSKIKDYKELYELGNSTYLQREEMLMQHKLEVQKKIEESQRHLEEINYKLAMYELQKEEVMKNPNYNFKCHGHGLEIKTVN; the protein is encoded by the coding sequence ATGTTGTATTCAATGACATATGTAGTGGAGAATTTAAATGTATCTGCAAAGACACTTCGATTTTATGAAGAGCAGGGGATATTGCCGAATATATCTCGTGACGAAAAAGGTCGTAGAGTGTATAACCAACAACAAATAGATTGGATTTCTTTTATTCGTTGTCTCAAAGAGACAGGGATGCCTCTTTCAAAAATCAAGGATTACAAGGAATTGTATGAATTGGGAAATAGCACTTATTTGCAAAGAGAAGAAATGTTGATGCAGCATAAATTGGAAGTTCAGAAGAAAATTGAGGAAAGTCAAAGACACTTGGAAGAAATAAACTATAAACTAGCCATGTATGAACTTCAGAAAGAAGAAGTTATGAAAAACCCCAACTATAACTTTAAATGTCACGGTCACGGCCTGGAGATTAAGACGGTGAATTAA
- a CDS encoding NADH-dependent flavin oxidoreductase: MNQKYNRLFESFTFRSGITMKNRIVMAPMTTWSSNDDLTISDDEVKYYKQRVNGVGLVITGCTHVTPNGQGFTNEFAGYNDEFTPSLRKLAEAAKSGGSPAILQIFHAGNKALPELDAVSASALQPEITNLGSTPETRELSHEEILSIVRAFGDTTRRAIEAGFDGVEIHGAHGFLIQNFWSPATNQRTDQWGGSLENRLRFPLAIINEIKNVIEKHAAKPFMIGFRLSPEESHKVDGLRMKDTYELIDFLVEQDLDYIHASLDNVSSKPVDSQDEKTRLELIIERANGKVPVMAAGSILTPDDALQAAELGLPLVAIGHALIMDPNWVEKVANGREAEIDSELNVSKFDQLTIPEKLWNVIQAMPGWFNVSK; this comes from the coding sequence ATGAATCAAAAATATAATAGGTTATTTGAATCCTTCACATTCAGAAGTGGAATAACAATGAAGAATAGAATTGTTATGGCACCTATGACAACCTGGTCAAGTAATGACGATCTTACCATTTCGGATGACGAAGTAAAGTATTACAAACAAAGAGTGAATGGAGTAGGACTCGTCATTACAGGGTGTACTCATGTCACACCGAATGGACAGGGTTTTACGAATGAATTCGCCGGATACAATGATGAATTTACTCCAAGTTTACGAAAACTAGCTGAAGCAGCCAAAAGTGGAGGCTCTCCTGCGATCCTACAGATTTTTCATGCTGGCAATAAAGCTTTGCCCGAATTGGATGCAGTTAGTGCGAGTGCATTGCAACCCGAAATTACTAATTTAGGTTCAACTCCAGAAACAAGAGAACTATCACATGAGGAGATTTTGTCGATTGTACGTGCTTTTGGAGATACAACAAGACGAGCGATTGAAGCCGGATTTGATGGCGTCGAAATTCATGGCGCACATGGATTTTTAATTCAGAATTTTTGGTCGCCAGCGACAAATCAACGGACGGACCAATGGGGAGGATCACTTGAAAATCGCTTGCGTTTTCCATTGGCGATTATTAACGAAATCAAAAATGTCATTGAAAAACATGCTGCAAAACCATTTATGATTGGTTTCCGCCTTTCCCCTGAAGAATCCCACAAAGTGGACGGATTACGTATGAAAGACACGTATGAATTAATTGATTTCCTTGTTGAACAGGATCTAGATTATATTCATGCTTCATTAGATAATGTTTCTTCAAAACCAGTAGATAGTCAAGATGAAAAAACACGGCTTGAATTAATTATTGAAAGAGCAAACGGTAAGGTACCTGTGATGGCTGCTGGTTCAATACTAACACCGGATGATGCTCTTCAAGCTGCGGAATTAGGATTGCCGCTAGTCGCCATTGGGCATGCGTTAATTATGGATCCTAACTGGGTTGAAAAGGTCGCAAATGGACGTGAAGCCGAGATAGATTCTGAATTGAACGTTTCGAAATTCGACCAGCTTACTATTCCAGAAAAACTTTGGAATGTAATTCAAGCAATGCCAGGTTGGTTTAATGTTAGTAAATAA
- a CDS encoding FMN-dependent NADH-azoreductase: MATVLYITAHPMKEDTYSLSVGKQFIKTYRALNPGDEVIHLDLYRMDLPRIDADILSHWGQPLSGPTFEALNEETKQKAVRMREILEQFMDADKIIIVNPVWNYSFPSVLKDYIDAVTIIGGTIKRADNGLRGLSGLIGTQQGKKVMHIQASGTVLSHGTFENVEYSHSYIHSVMKLQGIDDVQAIFIEGISEGPDQAKRIKEQAIRKAILAAGTF; encoded by the coding sequence ATGGCAACTGTACTGTACATTACTGCACATCCTATGAAAGAGGATACCTACAGTTTATCGGTCGGCAAACAGTTTATTAAAACCTACCGGGCGCTTAACCCTGGGGATGAAGTAATACATTTGGATCTATACCGCATGGATCTTCCGAGAATTGATGCTGATATTCTAAGCCATTGGGGACAACCACTAAGTGGACCAACTTTTGAAGCATTAAACGAAGAGACCAAACAAAAAGCAGTACGGATGCGTGAGATACTGGAACAGTTCATGGATGCGGATAAAATTATTATAGTAAACCCTGTATGGAATTACTCTTTTCCTTCTGTACTGAAAGACTACATTGATGCAGTTACGATTATAGGTGGAACTATTAAGCGAGCAGACAATGGGCTCCGCGGTTTGTCCGGACTGATTGGAACTCAGCAAGGGAAAAAAGTAATGCACATTCAAGCTTCAGGAACAGTTCTTTCACACGGAACGTTTGAAAATGTTGAATACAGTCACAGTTATATCCATTCTGTTATGAAATTACAGGGGATTGACGACGTTCAGGCTATTTTTATTGAAGGGATCAGTGAGGGGCCAGATCAAGCAAAAAGAATTAAGGAGCAAGCAATTCGCAAAGCAATATTGGCAGCAGGAACATTTTAA
- a CDS encoding DMT family transporter: MVAVAFTVMCLIFGTTFLAIKIGVEAGMPPFLSAGLRFIIAGALMFAWMWMKGKVNLSLLWRKEMLLTGAGLTFGTFAALYWAEQYVSSGVGAILSATGPLMIMVMQTALLRQKTSARMIAGCLIGFAGVILVVLPGVSIGGNSLWLWGCIAVLVGEVCYSAGALYSKKVINQFKEANPVAINAVQMMYGGLLLSALSAVTESWSTTGLDWMPAISSLIYLTVIGSMVGHSLFYWIMSRTNPLFPATWLYISPPIAVGLGAVLYNEHVSWITWLGVALIVSGLLAMNEKVMGWLGKRSRSNRMVQASKPVVK, encoded by the coding sequence ATGGTTGCAGTAGCATTTACCGTAATGTGTCTTATTTTTGGAACAACGTTTCTAGCGATTAAAATTGGCGTGGAGGCAGGCATGCCGCCTTTTCTATCGGCCGGACTGCGCTTTATCATTGCAGGTGCTCTAATGTTTGCATGGATGTGGATGAAAGGGAAAGTGAACCTGTCTTTATTATGGCGTAAAGAGATGCTCTTGACCGGGGCCGGATTGACGTTCGGGACCTTTGCGGCCTTATATTGGGCTGAACAATATGTGAGCTCGGGTGTTGGTGCAATTCTGTCAGCAACAGGTCCACTGATGATTATGGTGATGCAGACAGCGTTGTTGCGTCAAAAAACGTCTGCACGCATGATTGCGGGCTGCCTGATCGGTTTTGCAGGGGTTATCCTTGTTGTATTGCCGGGTGTATCGATTGGTGGTAACTCCCTGTGGCTATGGGGCTGTATTGCGGTATTGGTTGGTGAAGTCTGTTATTCGGCAGGGGCGTTGTACTCCAAAAAAGTCATTAATCAGTTTAAGGAGGCTAATCCGGTAGCAATCAATGCGGTGCAAATGATGTACGGAGGGTTGCTGTTATCTGCGCTTTCGGCGGTGACGGAATCGTGGAGCACAACTGGACTGGATTGGATGCCCGCAATATCATCTCTGATCTATCTGACGGTCATCGGTTCGATGGTGGGGCACAGCTTGTTCTACTGGATCATGTCTCGTACCAACCCGTTATTCCCGGCGACCTGGTTATACATTTCCCCTCCGATTGCGGTTGGGCTTGGGGCGGTTCTCTACAATGAGCATGTAAGCTGGATTACCTGGTTGGGCGTTGCGCTGATCGTTTCAGGTTTACTGGCGATGAATGAGAAGGTGATGGGGTGGCTTGGTAAAAGAAGTCGTTCTAATCGGATGGTTCAAGCATCCAAACCTGTGGTAAAATAG
- a CDS encoding PLP-dependent aminotransferase family protein: MGKTMLMTDNSLKLYEQVVHYLVVRIEAGEWKEHEKLPSVRSLSELLGVHRLTVFKAYQELKERGNVYVKDKSGYYVSPADPSPVTDQADDPAVSAWLHWDSLARVQSLEAEYQFSKSLIDPALLPNRYWGELMRDLLDLYPRLLGTYSTIQGDLELRSALASHLTTRERFYISSDEVLITSGAQQAIDVISRSLVRPGDRVLMERPTYGPAMEIFRKQGAKLIFTDIHRDGYDLEQIERLMKQEKPRVFYMTPTFQNPTGINIPTEQRKQLPELAEQYGCFLVEDDSTYDIYFKEKPPAPIFTYDTTGHTLYIRSYSKYVVPGLRIAAIMCRPRFMPGLQAVKALTDNGSPLLNQKLFLRYFQSPRMHQHLSKLRTAIQLRMEVMEQCLQQTNWTWTRPEGGLNIWAELPEGVDTGRLLHRCMEHSVAFVPGTVFDPSDANASRKLRLSFSYAHEQQIREGMSRLIALAENT; the protein is encoded by the coding sequence GTGGGTAAAACCATGTTGATGACAGATAACAGCCTGAAACTATATGAGCAAGTGGTACATTATCTGGTTGTACGGATCGAAGCCGGAGAGTGGAAAGAGCATGAGAAGCTGCCGTCCGTGCGGAGCCTGTCCGAGCTGCTCGGTGTACATCGCCTCACTGTTTTTAAGGCATATCAGGAATTAAAAGAACGGGGGAACGTTTACGTCAAGGATAAGTCCGGTTATTATGTCAGTCCTGCTGACCCTTCTCCCGTGACAGATCAGGCCGATGACCCGGCCGTGTCTGCCTGGCTGCATTGGGATTCACTTGCCCGCGTGCAATCCCTTGAGGCGGAATACCAATTTTCCAAATCATTGATTGACCCCGCCCTGCTGCCCAACCGCTATTGGGGAGAACTGATGCGGGATTTGCTGGATTTATATCCCCGTCTGCTTGGGACGTATTCCACGATTCAAGGAGATCTGGAGCTGCGTAGTGCCTTGGCAAGCCATCTGACGACGAGGGAACGTTTCTACATCTCGTCTGATGAAGTGCTGATCACTTCTGGTGCACAGCAGGCCATTGATGTGATCTCCCGCAGTCTCGTCAGACCCGGTGACCGTGTGCTCATGGAGAGGCCAACGTACGGCCCTGCGATGGAAATTTTTCGCAAACAGGGTGCCAAGTTGATTTTTACGGATATTCATCGTGACGGCTACGATCTGGAACAGATTGAACGCCTGATGAAGCAGGAAAAGCCAAGAGTATTTTATATGACGCCAACCTTCCAAAATCCTACGGGCATCAATATTCCGACCGAGCAGCGCAAACAACTGCCTGAACTGGCGGAACAGTACGGATGTTTCCTGGTGGAAGACGACAGCACCTATGATATCTATTTCAAGGAAAAACCTCCTGCGCCGATCTTCACATACGATACTACAGGGCATACACTCTATATTCGCAGCTATAGCAAATATGTCGTGCCGGGTCTGCGAATTGCCGCAATTATGTGCCGTCCCCGGTTTATGCCAGGATTACAGGCCGTAAAAGCACTGACAGATAACGGATCACCTCTGCTGAACCAGAAGCTGTTCCTCCGTTATTTCCAGTCCCCACGCATGCACCAGCACTTGTCCAAGCTGCGTACCGCCATTCAACTGCGGATGGAAGTAATGGAACAATGCCTTCAACAAACCAATTGGACGTGGACTCGTCCTGAGGGTGGACTTAATATCTGGGCAGAGCTTCCGGAAGGTGTAGATACGGGGCGCTTGCTTCACCGATGCATGGAGCATTCCGTCGCTTTTGTGCCGGGAACGGTATTCGATCCTTCCGATGCGAATGCCAGTCGCAAGCTGCGTCTCTCCTTCTCCTATGCTCACGAGCAGCAAATCCGGGAAGGCATGAGCAGACTGATTGCGTTGGCTGAAAATACGTGA
- a CDS encoding ABC-2 transporter permease: MLNLLRKDYIALKSSLWAILFYFVVFSVAFIPTVEMSMYFVGIYTAFGSIMLATMIDIKNHNHKFLVTLPLSRRNIVQAKYLSAILYTLFGVFASSGAHWLVNFLFPELNKPEFSVLDILISIGMVLVLISIYMPLFYALSKKGAGIINTVFMIVLIILAQPVASLLYMAGENGMGRASVYVFVSVCILLLFIVSYFVTVRLFARKDL, from the coding sequence ATGCTTAACTTGCTTCGCAAAGATTATATCGCTTTGAAAAGCTCGCTATGGGCCATCCTTTTTTATTTTGTTGTATTCAGTGTCGCATTTATCCCGACAGTGGAAATGTCGATGTATTTTGTAGGGATATATACTGCTTTCGGTTCGATTATGCTTGCAACTATGATTGATATCAAAAACCATAATCATAAATTTCTTGTCACACTTCCGCTTAGCCGAAGAAACATTGTGCAAGCGAAGTATCTGTCTGCCATTCTCTATACGCTTTTTGGAGTTTTCGCTTCGTCTGGCGCTCACTGGCTGGTTAACTTTCTTTTTCCCGAACTGAACAAGCCGGAATTTTCAGTACTGGACATCCTGATTTCGATTGGAATGGTGCTGGTTTTAATTTCGATCTATATGCCTCTTTTTTACGCCCTTAGTAAAAAGGGAGCGGGAATCATTAATACGGTTTTCATGATCGTTCTTATTATTTTAGCGCAACCTGTTGCCTCGCTCCTATATATGGCAGGCGAGAACGGAATGGGTCGTGCTTCGGTTTATGTTTTTGTTTCAGTTTGCATTCTTCTGTTGTTCATTGTCTCCTATTTTGTAACGGTCCGACTGTTTGCAAGGAAAGATCTATAG
- a CDS encoding ABC transporter ATP-binding protein: MNAIELRNLSKTYPLFKLDQITLDVKQGYITGLIGPNGAGKSTLINLITGLIRPDSGSIKTLGKEMPAQEVNVKEGIGIVSDECFYYEHLTIREMKSMIAPFYKKWDEKQFNNYLEQFELSPKKKIEELSKGMKIKFSLAIALSHDAELLIMDEPTSGLDPVFRRELLDLLADMIQDETRSIIFSTHITTDLERIADYITFINKGKIVFNEAKDDVLERYIIVKGDMKLLDADTRGQFVGIRETAVGFEGLADNRAEAERLFGNYALLHRPSLEDLIYFTAKGERHHA, translated from the coding sequence ATGAACGCAATTGAGTTGCGCAACCTATCCAAAACGTACCCCTTATTTAAGCTGGATCAGATCACTTTGGATGTAAAACAAGGTTATATTACCGGACTTATCGGCCCGAACGGGGCGGGGAAAAGCACACTGATCAACTTAATCACCGGCTTGATTCGTCCAGACTCCGGGAGCATCAAAACATTGGGAAAAGAGATGCCTGCTCAGGAAGTTAATGTTAAAGAAGGCATTGGCATTGTTTCAGATGAATGTTTCTATTATGAGCATCTTACGATCCGTGAAATGAAAAGCATGATTGCTCCTTTTTATAAGAAATGGGATGAGAAGCAATTTAACAACTACCTGGAGCAATTCGAATTGTCTCCCAAAAAGAAGATTGAAGAACTGTCCAAAGGCATGAAAATCAAATTTTCACTGGCTATCGCTTTATCTCACGATGCTGAGCTACTCATCATGGATGAGCCTACATCCGGGCTTGATCCTGTGTTTCGGAGAGAACTGCTTGACCTGCTTGCAGATATGATACAGGACGAAACTCGATCTATTATTTTCTCGACTCATATCACGACGGATTTGGAGCGTATAGCAGATTATATTACGTTCATCAATAAAGGAAAGATTGTGTTTAATGAAGCAAAGGATGATGTGCTTGAAAGGTACATAATAGTAAAGGGGGACATGAAGCTGCTTGATGCGGACACGCGAGGACAATTCGTCGGAATCCGTGAGACAGCGGTTGGTTTTGAAGGCTTGGCAGATAACAGGGCGGAAGCAGAACGATTATTTGGCAATTATGCTCTTTTACATAGACCCTCCCTCGAAGACCTTATCTATTTTACGGCCAAGGGGGAACGACATCATGCTTAA
- a CDS encoding GntR family transcriptional regulator has protein sequence MNILISNASSDPIYMQILTQIRQSILSGELVAGESLPSIRQLAKDLQVSVITTKRVYEELEKEKLIDSVVGKGCFVSGANHEFIREQRLKRIEDKMLDVLRESKELGMSVQDVVKHFTLLVEEEEA, from the coding sequence ATGAACATACTAATATCAAACGCATCAAGCGATCCCATCTACATGCAGATTCTGACCCAGATTAGACAGAGCATTTTAAGCGGGGAACTGGTTGCAGGGGAGAGTCTCCCCTCCATCCGTCAACTTGCGAAGGATCTGCAGGTCAGTGTAATTACAACCAAACGTGTCTATGAAGAACTGGAGAAAGAGAAACTGATTGATTCTGTCGTAGGCAAAGGCTGTTTTGTTTCCGGGGCCAATCATGAGTTTATTCGGGAACAGCGGCTGAAACGAATCGAAGATAAAATGCTCGATGTCCTTCGTGAGAGCAAGGAACTGGGCATGAGTGTTCAAGATGTAGTTAAGCATTTTACGTTGCTAGTTGAGGAGGAAGAAGCATGA
- the clpP gene encoding ATP-dependent Clp endopeptidase proteolytic subunit ClpP, with protein sequence MNVVPYVVEQTARGERSYDIYSRLLKDRIIMVSGEIEDQMANAIVAQLLFLTAEDPEKDIQMYINSPGGSVTAGFSIFDTMQFVKPDISTICTGMAASFGTILLVGGTKGKRLALPNSEIMIHQPLGGTRGQASDMLIHANRIIQHRQRLNKLLADHTGQPMDRIEKDTDRDYFLTAAEAVEYGLVDKVISST encoded by the coding sequence ATGAACGTGGTACCTTATGTTGTTGAACAGACAGCCCGCGGAGAGCGGAGCTATGATATTTATTCCCGTTTGCTGAAAGATCGGATCATTATGGTATCCGGAGAAATTGAGGATCAGATGGCGAATGCGATCGTGGCCCAGTTGTTGTTTCTGACCGCAGAGGACCCGGAGAAGGATATCCAGATGTATATCAACAGTCCGGGTGGTTCCGTGACTGCCGGATTCTCCATCTTTGACACGATGCAATTCGTGAAGCCTGACATTTCCACGATCTGCACAGGCATGGCAGCCAGCTTCGGTACGATCCTGCTGGTGGGTGGAACAAAAGGGAAACGGCTGGCGCTGCCAAACAGTGAAATTATGATTCACCAGCCGCTTGGCGGAACACGGGGGCAGGCCTCGGATATGCTGATTCATGCCAACCGGATTATCCAGCATCGTCAGCGCCTCAATAAGCTGCTTGCCGATCATACGGGACAGCCGATGGATCGGATTGAAAAGGATACAGACAGAGATTATTTTCTGACCGCTGCGGAAGCCGTCGAGTATGGTCTTGTGGATAAGGTCATATCCAGTACGTAA
- a CDS encoding RNA polymerase sigma factor: MAFVKSVDCRINRPHDDKQVEPYNHSGVQTGYTLEQTIEAALPSLLGSLYAYCMSLTGSVWETEDLVQDTCVKALSSSAARRTGMTADMNWEAYLIRVARNTWIDAIRKRENLASKLESMKPFMQEFEEEERFEEVESAVQILVDELPPWQRAIYMLRDLMGYTTVETAELLDTTEGAVKAALSRARTALAKVRHSLHEADADQTNQLEEHPQNREELRSYLLAFRSGDTARLIDLCLSQTDDPMAVAGTILQQTLPSQSMQPVMYSYSSSGTNSMSYGGGYTVTMVA; this comes from the coding sequence ATGGCCTTTGTGAAGTCCGTGGATTGCAGAATCAACAGACCACATGATGATAAACAGGTTGAACCCTATAACCATTCCGGTGTTCAAACCGGATATACGTTAGAGCAAACGATTGAAGCTGCGCTTCCGAGCCTGCTGGGCTCGTTGTACGCCTACTGTATGTCATTAACTGGTTCGGTCTGGGAGACGGAGGATCTGGTTCAGGATACATGTGTTAAAGCATTATCCTCTTCAGCTGCCCGAAGAACGGGAATGACAGCGGACATGAACTGGGAAGCCTATCTCATCCGTGTTGCACGCAACACCTGGATTGACGCCATACGGAAGCGTGAGAACTTGGCAAGCAAACTGGAAAGCATGAAGCCATTTATGCAAGAATTTGAGGAAGAAGAGCGATTCGAGGAAGTCGAGTCCGCTGTTCAAATCCTTGTGGATGAACTGCCACCGTGGCAGCGAGCGATATATATGTTACGTGATTTAATGGGATACACGACGGTAGAGACTGCTGAACTGTTGGATACGACGGAAGGGGCGGTCAAAGCTGCCCTGAGTCGTGCCCGCACTGCTCTGGCGAAAGTGAGGCACAGCCTGCATGAAGCGGATGCTGATCAGACCAATCAATTGGAAGAGCATCCGCAAAATAGGGAGGAACTGCGCAGTTATTTGCTGGCGTTCCGCAGCGGTGATACTGCCCGTTTAATTGATCTATGCCTGAGTCAGACCGATGATCCGATGGCTGTGGCGGGAACGATTTTGCAGCAGACTCTGCCGTCTCAATCGATGCAGCCAGTGATGTACAGTTATTCAAGCTCCGGTACGAATTCCATGTCGTATGGGGGAGGATATACGGTTACCATGGTTGCGTAA
- a CDS encoding MBL fold metallo-hydrolase: protein MNQLTFLGTGDAMGVPRVYCDCDVCTEARITGINLRKRAAVLIHSDGEHEPFMIDCGPDWRSQMEDQGMRMVQTLLITHAHFDHIGGLPEWADACRWLGVKGQLYAPREVIATIQSQFPWLGRHMNFLETDADIELGGWKVHSWKVCHGHNGYSYAYRLEREGYTWAYCSDAIDLKASEKQPLYGLDLLVLGTSFVHELAEFSTRSVYDMVEAQELLQELKPGQTYFTHMSHDVDVRQNYDLDQGITLALTGLKVKLGE, encoded by the coding sequence ATGAATCAGCTAACATTTCTGGGAACCGGGGATGCGATGGGTGTTCCGCGGGTGTATTGTGATTGTGACGTTTGTACAGAAGCCCGAATTACGGGGATCAACCTTCGCAAACGTGCTGCTGTTTTGATTCATAGTGATGGCGAGCACGAACCTTTCATGATTGACTGCGGACCGGACTGGAGATCACAGATGGAAGATCAAGGGATGCGGATGGTGCAGACGCTGCTGATCACTCATGCGCATTTTGATCATATTGGAGGCTTGCCCGAATGGGCAGATGCGTGTCGCTGGTTGGGTGTAAAAGGGCAGTTGTATGCACCACGGGAGGTGATCGCGACCATCCAAAGTCAGTTTCCATGGCTCGGTCGTCATATGAATTTTCTGGAAACGGATGCGGATATCGAGCTCGGTGGATGGAAGGTGCACTCCTGGAAAGTTTGCCACGGTCATAATGGCTATTCGTATGCGTATCGATTGGAGCGTGAAGGATATACCTGGGCATATTGCTCGGATGCCATTGATCTGAAGGCTTCGGAGAAGCAGCCGCTATATGGGCTGGATCTGCTGGTACTCGGAACGAGCTTTGTTCATGAACTTGCGGAATTCTCCACACGCTCGGTGTACGATATGGTTGAGGCGCAGGAGCTGTTGCAGGAATTGAAGCCGGGTCAGACCTATTTTACACATATGTCTCACGACGTGGATGTACGCCAGAATTATGATCTGGATCAGGGGATTACGCTGGCACTTACTGGTCTGAAGGTGAAGCTGGGAGAATAG